In Myxocyprinus asiaticus isolate MX2 ecotype Aquarium Trade chromosome 12, UBuf_Myxa_2, whole genome shotgun sequence, the DNA window gagggtgagtaaatgatgagagaattttcatttttgggtgaaccatccctttaatgtaaTTAGCAATTTAATTAGCAATTTAAAACAAACAAGACTAATGATTTatagtttattttaaaaagaaactacatttttacacgttctaaggaaaaaaaaaaaacaacaacacatgattCTCTAATCTTTATTTTCTGGTACCTAGATATGGCtccgatttatttattttttacccctTTTTTAGCCCGACACGTGAAAATTGTAGTCTGATCGCTTACGATGGCACAAATTGTGCAGTTTAATATAAGTTAGAGGTTTGGTCAACTACCTAACCCTGAGTAGAGCAATAGTGATTCTCCTCTTactaagcaccactaataatttaATCAGGGACAGGGATCAGACAGGGGAATGAGGACAGCAAGTATTTCAGTCTCATCTCATAGGACCCACCCGGCACCAGCCATCGGGAAGATCTCCTCAGTGCAGAGGGTCTCACTGTTCAGTCTGTTCAGCAGGTCCTTTAGAGCCACCAGTGCCTCAGCATCTACCATCCCACCAACAATAGCTCCTATCTCAGAACCCTGAACTCCCTGAAGCTGCAAACatgagatacagccagtcagatGGATCTATTGTCAACATTTCACAATGCAACAGATATTTCATATTAAACATACATGTAAGACTCTAGTTTATAACTTTATTATATCCAGGTACTCACTGCTCCAGCCACACGTGTAAGAACATCCTCCCAGGTGGTAGTTACCAGCTGACCGCTGGCATCCTTTACCATGGGCTGGGTCAgacgctgcctcttcagcccatCATATGCAAACCTTAGAGAGAGGCAGTAGACTAAGTATGTGTGTGAACAGAGAGAGATGTTTTCAGAAGAATGCTGAGTGTGCATGCACTCACCTGGTCTTGTCTGATATCCATTCTTCATTGACGTCCTCATTGACTCGAGGCAAAATTCGCATGACTTCACCACCCCTGGTGCTCACCACAATATTAGAGCCCACAGCATCCAGCACATCAATAGACTCTGTTTTCCTGCAGACACATGCACATAAAAGCATTACAACCAAATTCACCAGTGAATCCAAACACTGAAAGAAGGCACAAAGAAACTTAAATATAAGGGACACGGTGCACAATGTGAGCTAAATCTCTCAGAATTGTACCTGGTTTCCCAGGGTCGTGCAGTGAAAGCGTACGGTTTGGATGTCAGCGCTCCAACAGGACACAAGTCAATCACATTACCAGACATCTCAGACATAAACATTTTCTCTACGTAGGTACCAATCTGCATGCTGTTACCACGTCCTGTGGTTCCCAGATCCTCCACCCCAGCAACCTCACTAGCAAAACTGTAAGGGATCAAAGATGTTAAAAGCCAGTCAAAAATTGACAATTCTAACAGATGCTTTTCATGTAAAGGGACTCATAATTAAAGCTTGAACAGTTTTGGTCCAGAAGTAAATAATCTGATGACTTGAGAATAAAACTGCAGCATAAGAGTGTATGTTATGTGAATTCTGAATAGTTTGGAGAACAACAGATCTCCGACCCACCGTACACAACGTGTGCAATGTATGCAGCGTGTCATAATTGTTTTGATGAGTGGGCCAATGTTCTTATCTTCCACTGCTCTCTTCCCTTCTGTGAAACGACTTCTGTCTGCACCAAACATCATTGACTGATCCTACAAACCCAGTTCACACCATCAGGGTCATTCAAAAGTAACTGTATTAAGGAGAATTCCATttccacatttaaaggaatattccgggttcaatacaagttaagctcaatggacagcatttgttgcataaagttgattaccacaaaaattaatttcgactcgtttctccttttctttaaaaaagcaaaaatggaggttccagtgaggcacttacaatggaagtgaatgggggccgatttttggagggtttaaacacagaaatgtgaagcttataattttataaaagcacttttgttaaaacttatgtattatttgagctgtaaagttgtttaaataatttttagtcattttatgatttgttgACATCAACATGGCAACGAAGtggtaacccagatttttgcttttttttgtttttttacagaaaaggaggaatgaatctaaattaatttttgtggtaatcaacattatgctacaaatgctgtcgattgagctcaacttgtattgaacccggaatattcctttaagtactgtACAGACAACTTTAGTTAATAGTCCAGCTCCCTAAAACTGCCATTAATTATGCCTTTTTTTTACCTGCAGGTCGCATTCTCCTCCTTGATCACAGATTGGACAGTCAAGAGGGTGGTTAGAAAGAAGGAACTCCATGACTCCCTCTCTATCAGAAACATAACAAGAAATTCAAATCACAATGCAGTCTCCAATAACACCTGGAAACAGCCTATAGACTTCAAAATCTAGTATTAACTGAGAATAATTTCAGCTAGTTATGAATTTAAAAACATGTGTAAGCCCTTCTCtaaatttgtgtgatgttttcGTAAAGTATTAAAGTAGCTATTCAAACCTGGCCTTCCGTGTTTTCTCAGAGTTGGTCAGAATATTCCACCCTTTCATGACAGGCATCGCACACGCTGCTACAGGCTGTTAGTGAAAAACAGAATCAAAGCAATCATATAAGAATGGAATGTTTTATGTTAACAAACAATTATATAATAACGGTTTTCCATCAATAATGCGTGCTAGTTTATATCAATGCTGCATGCTACCTTTGGCGCTCTCTCGATTTCCACCAGACACATGCGGCAGTTGCCTGCCACTGACAGCCGATCGTGATAGCAGAAACGAGGAATCTGCACGCCAACTTTCTCGCATGCCTGGAGACAGTTCGGAtccatcaatatactgtataaaatgcgCAGTTATTTTAGAGAATTACTAAAGAAAGAGTTCACAGCATAGTACCTGTAGTACAGTGGTCCCTGATTCCACCATGATAGGCTTTCCATCTACAAATACTTCAACCATATTGCTTGAGGCCCGGACTGAGGTTCGCACTGTTGTGAAAAGCAATACAGTTGCTCTGCATTATGATGATTTGTAGAAGACTTTAATTAAAATATCACACTCAGCTACCCCCTAAACATTGCTGTGTGTTAGGGCAAAGAGGGGCATTGCACTTGCTTTTGAAAGATTTAAAATTAATGCATGGAGTAATTACCAATGTTAGAGGTGGCAATGGAGCCCTTGGAGTGGGCCGCCCCAGCCAGGGCACGACTTACTGCTGGCAATCGCAACATGTTGCTGTTGAAGAAAATGCCATGTGATTAAAAGCATATGTAACAGGTTGATCACCAGTTTCAATGCATGGCATCTAAGTCAACTATGAATAAATATACCATGGTcttataaaaacataatatttctgcAAAgacataatgtaataatttaacaTAACCCTTGTGCGACTTtcggacatttttgtcttttcattttagttttttcgatcattttggttgtgttaatgccaacggcataaattgtCCCAAAGCTGTGTatattttggggaattttgatatttcaacctcagttcctataatatatctataatacactgtgtacacaaaatagttacactcaggaccttcaggacaaaaatgtccccattaaaacggcaatatttgatcccagtgccattaaagcataaaatcatgaattctatgatattatgctttcattccggagccctggcttcctggtacatgtttaatattttccaccagatggcaccatttttctcatgtttagcctatggagcaaatacatgcttttttcctattttctgtttgttgtattatagagcactgcaggacaattgaataaatgatgcagataaaattgtgtgtgtgtgttggtatggatgtcagagtgtgttttgtatgtgtgtgtgtgtgtgtttgtaaaaaacaacagtggcattttttaaacaaactggcatttaaagggttaaaatcctgaaaatgaatgaatatttggtagttatgatcaggactgatgttggttaaaaaatctaagtcagtgaaagtggaaaataatattaatatataatatttgtatggcagttttttttaaatggacatttttgCCCTCTAAGGATCTAacattgcacaaaaaataataatgcatcaaaaacaatgttgttgctaatcattgacatatcccagactgtgataatccctcccaaaaaaaaaaaaaaaaaaaaatccccttagcatttagtatatggaaaataattcattttttgaataaaaaacaacagtggcactatataaacaaactggcatttaaagggttaaaatcctgaaaatgaatgaatatttggtagttatgatcaggactgatgttggttaaaaacattaactcattgaaagtggaaaataatattaatatataatattattattgcagttttttgacgcagacatttttgtcctctaaggacctctgagtatcTTTTTTAagttgacgcacaagggttataATCAGACCTTAGGTATGCAAAATGATAATATAACTTATAAATTATGTATAGATTCAATTCACTGCAGAGGGCAGACTCTGCCAGTATATGTCCTGTGGCAAGGATTACAAAACGAGATTTTATAACAGGATTAACAGCATGTTTGTACCCCCAAGAAAGGTATAAAGCGCAATATCTGTAAATGAACTGGACATGAAATAAGGTACAAATAAGGTGATAACACTTCAGTCAGTGCAAATCTGATGCTGTTGACATTAGCAGGATAGCATAGTAGCGTTATGGTCAAGGACAGTGGGAACGTTACTGTAATTTACCTATTCACCCCCATTCAATTATGACGCCAACAGTTATTCACAATATAACCCTCCACACAAAGCTCTCTTTACCCTTCAGTCGCGACAAAAAGCATTCTCTAACTCTTACCTTGACGCTATTTGGCCTTCTAGACCAGAACAGCGCCGTTGATTCAGTAGTGAATGAGTCCTCGGCAGATTCCGGAAAGGTGACGGAAATAGGCGATTCAAATCTGTCTGAAATATtaactctttgtgtgtgtgtgtgtgtgtgtgtgtgtgtgtgtgtgtgtgtgtgtgtgtgtgtgtgtgtctcagattACCCTAAACTAAACCATATGCatacatttatgttttaaaatatataataatagtttattaaatgtatttttatatttatatttgtgtttttttagtgtgttttttttacGCCAACGTTTACGTTTACTCCTTCTTCGTCGTTTCCGCTCAAAAACATGGTTGTTTCCTTTTCTGATTTCAGCTTAAAAGTCGCTGGTCAAACGTTTGGTAATGCttgtttaaatgttaaaaaaaaaaaaaaaaaacacgatcaTCTTTCTATCTTTATCACCTAGACAGTTACATTAAACACACCCATGCGCAAAAGACtggcaaaaaattaaaaacaattattgtttTGGTACATTTGGTAAAGTAAGTCAGAGTGGGAGGAGTCATGACGtcagaagtaaaaaataaaatctcacgATCTTCTCTCGTTCCTTCGCTCTTCCTCCGAGGTTTCACCGGTAACTTCTAACAATGGGCTTTGGTGATCTGAAAACAGCTGCTGGTCTCAAAGTTCTGAATGACTTTTTGGCAAACAAAAGTTACATCGAGGGGTAagttattttctgtatttattaATTAAGGTTCAATGTACTCCGTTGGCCTGGAGAAACTTAATATGTTCTGTTAATATTctgtactcaaaaataaaaatcgtTTATTACATTGATAAACTTTGCCttgatttatatacatttttatgcatgatcagtcattgtCGGATCTGTATAGTAGCTTGTTGTACTGTAGAGATTCATGCATGGAAATTCCAAAACATGCACAAATATACGTCTCTATTCTCATATGGTGGAAACATCAGTATCTATAAGATTTAATGGTTCAATACACATTGTCTTGCAGGTATGTGCCCTCTCAAGCTGATATTGCGGTGTTCGATGCCCTGTCCGGTGCCCCCTCAGCTGACCTCTGCCATGCCTTGCGGTGGTACAACCACATTAAGTCTTACCAGAAGGAGAAGGGCAGGTAATCTCAAGCTTCATTGTAACGCTTAAAGGAACCGCTCACACTGAAAGGAAATTCTCATCATTTTCGCACCCTCAGACCATCCCATTTTctttctgcagaacgcaaattaagatttttaaaagaatatctctgctctgttggtccagacaatgcaagtgaatgatgaaaaaaaaaaaaaaagcacacataggcagcataaaagtaatctata includes these proteins:
- the LOC127448850 gene encoding NADH-ubiquinone oxidoreductase 75 kDa subunit, mitochondrial-like, with amino-acid sequence MLRLPAVSRALAGAAHSKGSIATSNIVRTSVRASSNMVEVFVDGKPIMVESGTTVLQACEKVGVQIPRFCYHDRLSVAGNCRMCLVEIERAPKPVAACAMPVMKGWNILTNSEKTRKAREGVMEFLLSNHPLDCPICDQGGECDLQDQSMMFGADRSRFTEGKRAVEDKNIGPLIKTIMTRCIHCTRCVRFASEVAGVEDLGTTGRGNSMQIGTYVEKMFMSEMSGNVIDLCPVGALTSKPYAFTARPWETRKTESIDVLDAVGSNIVVSTRGGEVMRILPRVNEDVNEEWISDKTRFAYDGLKRQRLTQPMVKDASGQLVTTTWEDVLTRVAGALQGVQGSEIGAIVGGMVDAEALVALKDLLNRLNSETLCTEEIFPMAGAGTDLRSNYLLNSRITGIEECDLLLLVGTNPRYEAPLFNARVRKSWLHNELRVAMVGHKVDLSYTYDHLGESTQVLQEIAVGTHPFCKVLAQAKKPVVVVGSSCLQREDGAAIFNAVSTIAQNALASSGVEERWKVLNVLHRVASQVAALDLGYKPGVEAIRKNPPKVLFLLGADSGCITRADLPKDSFIVYQGHHGDVGATMADVILPGAAYTEKYGTYVNTEGRAQQTRVAVTAPGMAREDWKVLRAISELAGVTLPYDTLDEVRGRLAEVSPNLVRYDDIEEANYFKQAHELSKAVNQSLLAAPLVPPQLTVKDFYMTDPISRASQTMAKCVKAVTEGAAAVDEPSIC